From Acidothermus cellulolyticus 11B, a single genomic window includes:
- a CDS encoding AvrD family protein has translation MKPHRHVVTDVDACLGPAEGRFFGSGYRRVTRELSEVVLRAMSLGDSIEACARVHYPVDWSCKAAGELAPHLSSIDAALIAIDLAELYVSHGERFDGDARRRSWISELALTAGSRPTDVRTAFPCSLHAAEGGSRENGHFRTRFDGRIGSIRVRLEIEHDVALPPLPQTGRTVVDASVLGTDGSRYFSTGYRNRRHTISELLVDVERRAAAASLMVSGDTCRSDTGLGGAYQPTVSVIEIIVSLAQLAQVVLYQADDLPRQHSNTLWMRAIWLTAHTPSHPLNAPIPIRVGTRRWDQVQMDSRTWRLAEFYGSLPGVDVGARLAHALPERVSLPELDRVAP, from the coding sequence ATGAAACCGCATCGGCATGTCGTCACGGACGTTGACGCTTGTCTCGGCCCCGCTGAGGGTCGATTCTTCGGCTCCGGTTATCGCCGGGTCACGCGTGAGCTCTCGGAGGTTGTGCTGCGGGCCATGTCGTTGGGAGACTCAATCGAAGCCTGTGCCCGTGTCCACTATCCCGTCGATTGGTCGTGCAAGGCCGCCGGAGAGCTTGCTCCTCACCTGAGCAGTATTGACGCGGCACTGATCGCCATCGACCTTGCCGAGTTGTATGTGTCGCACGGCGAACGTTTCGACGGCGACGCCCGCCGACGCAGCTGGATATCCGAACTTGCCCTGACTGCAGGTTCACGCCCCACTGATGTGCGCACGGCATTTCCCTGCTCGCTTCACGCAGCGGAGGGCGGCTCACGGGAGAACGGGCATTTTCGGACCCGATTTGACGGGCGAATCGGGTCGATCCGTGTCCGGCTCGAGATTGAGCACGACGTCGCGCTCCCGCCGCTTCCCCAGACCGGCCGCACCGTTGTCGACGCATCGGTCCTCGGGACGGACGGCAGCCGCTACTTCAGCACGGGTTATCGCAACCGGCGGCATACGATTTCTGAGCTCCTCGTGGACGTTGAACGCCGCGCCGCCGCGGCCAGTCTCATGGTGAGCGGCGACACGTGCCGATCCGACACCGGTCTCGGTGGCGCATATCAGCCCACCGTCTCCGTCATAGAAATCATCGTGAGCCTGGCCCAACTCGCGCAGGTCGTCCTCTACCAGGCGGACGATCTGCCCCGGCAACACAGCAATACGCTCTGGATGCGCGCGATCTGGCTCACCGCCCATACGCCCTCGCATCCCCTGAACGCGCCCATCCCGATCCGCGTCGGCACACGCCGGTGGGACCAGGTACAAATGGACTCGCGCACCTGGCGGCTGGCCGAATTCTACGGATCCCTTCCGGGCGTTGACGTCGGCGCACGACTCGCGCATGCCCTGCCTGAACGCGTGAGTCTTCCGGAATTAGACCGGGTGGCGCCGTGA
- the purM gene encoding phosphoribosylformylglycinamidine cyclo-ligase, with product MTGPVSYATAGVDIDAGERAVELMRTAVARSSRPEVLGGLGGFAGLFRLDLTRYRRPVLATSTDGVGTKVAIARMLDRHDTIGLDLVAMVVDDIVVCGGEPLFLTDYIACGKIVPERIATIVAGIAEGCRIAGCALIGGETAEHPGLLEPDEYDLAGAATGVVEEDALLGPHRVTAGDAVVAMASSGLHANGYSLVRHIFFTLAGWRLDRYVPELGRSLGDELLTPTTIYAPHCLRLREAVDVHAFAHITGGGLAGNVARVIPEEYTAVIDRSTWQPPSIFRLVGELGRVPQAELERALNMGIGMVAIVASPDADRAVELLNATGIRAWVAGHVQPRADDAAAHLVGVYR from the coding sequence GTGACCGGCCCGGTCTCGTATGCGACGGCCGGCGTCGACATCGACGCTGGTGAGCGGGCCGTCGAACTTATGCGGACGGCGGTGGCTCGATCGTCCCGTCCCGAAGTGCTCGGTGGGCTGGGCGGTTTCGCAGGCTTGTTCCGGCTCGACCTGACGCGCTATCGGCGCCCAGTGCTCGCGACGTCGACCGACGGCGTCGGAACCAAGGTCGCCATCGCACGGATGCTCGACCGGCACGACACGATAGGCCTCGATCTCGTCGCGATGGTGGTTGACGACATCGTCGTCTGCGGCGGTGAACCGCTCTTTCTGACGGACTACATTGCCTGCGGAAAGATCGTTCCCGAGCGGATTGCGACCATCGTCGCGGGGATTGCCGAGGGTTGCCGGATCGCCGGTTGCGCGCTGATCGGCGGCGAGACCGCCGAGCATCCCGGGCTGCTCGAGCCCGATGAGTATGATCTCGCCGGAGCAGCCACCGGCGTCGTCGAGGAAGATGCGCTCCTTGGCCCGCATCGCGTCACCGCCGGTGACGCCGTTGTTGCGATGGCATCCTCCGGGCTGCACGCCAATGGGTACTCGCTCGTTCGGCACATCTTCTTCACGTTGGCGGGCTGGCGACTCGATCGGTACGTCCCCGAGCTCGGCAGGAGCCTCGGCGACGAGCTGCTCACGCCGACGACGATCTACGCACCGCACTGCCTGAGGCTTCGGGAAGCCGTCGACGTTCACGCCTTCGCCCATATCACCGGCGGTGGACTGGCGGGGAACGTCGCTCGCGTCATCCCCGAGGAGTACACGGCCGTGATCGATCGATCCACCTGGCAGCCGCCGTCGATCTTCCGCCTGGTCGGCGAGCTCGGCCGTGTGCCGCAAGCGGAGTTGGAGCGGGCATTGAACATGGGCATCGGCATGGTTGCGATCGTCGCGTCACCGGACGCCGATCGTGCCGTCGAGCTGCTCAACGCGACCGGCATCCGCGCCTGGGTCGCCGGTCACGTGCAGCCCCGGGCGGACGACGCGGCGGCCCACTTGGTCGGCGTCTATCGCTGA
- a CDS encoding AAA family ATPase, which yields MTQSVPQPVAIAISGTYSTGKTTTTEALSLATGIPTIQARSAREILFDLTPEKNFQHLDARELLALGLRRLEERIHGEALAASNGCFLSDGSVLNEWVYGRVRMIVGLNPGAPLLERALRRIAGFGARRFTERYLDAYGTVVKERAKRLYTCFVHLPVEFPMDPDGHRPVSERYRTLSDTLLLDTVNELGIPCAVVRGTLSERIAAIVDHYRLPLAMPIEDAVRLARERIGASRDALHERWLATREQPSIVRRMRYASRY from the coding sequence ATGACGCAGTCCGTCCCGCAACCGGTCGCCATCGCAATTTCCGGAACATACTCCACCGGAAAGACGACGACAACCGAAGCACTGTCTCTGGCGACCGGAATCCCGACAATCCAGGCCCGATCAGCGAGAGAAATTCTCTTTGACCTGACGCCGGAGAAGAACTTTCAGCACCTGGATGCACGTGAGCTTCTTGCTCTCGGCCTGCGTCGGCTCGAAGAACGCATTCACGGCGAGGCTCTTGCCGCATCAAACGGCTGCTTTCTCTCTGACGGCTCGGTGTTGAACGAGTGGGTTTACGGAAGGGTCCGTATGATTGTGGGACTCAATCCCGGTGCACCGTTGCTTGAGCGGGCGCTGCGCCGCATCGCCGGCTTCGGCGCCCGACGCTTCACGGAACGCTACCTGGACGCCTACGGTACGGTCGTGAAGGAGCGCGCAAAGCGCCTGTACACGTGCTTTGTTCACCTGCCGGTTGAGTTTCCGATGGATCCGGACGGTCACCGGCCGGTCTCCGAGAGGTACCGCACGCTCTCCGACACGTTGCTGCTCGACACCGTCAACGAGCTCGGAATACCGTGCGCGGTCGTCCGCGGCACCCTATCCGAACGGATCGCGGCAATTGTCGACCACTATCGTCTTCCCCTTGCCATGCCGATAGAGGATGCCGTTCGGCTCGCCCGAGAACGCATCGGCGCAAGCCGGGATGCACTCCACGAACGCTGGCTCGCCACCCGTGAGCAGCCGTCGATCGTCCGCCGAATGCGATACGCCTCGCGCTATTAG
- a CDS encoding DUF3073 domain-containing protein gives MGRGRAKAKQAKVARQLKYSTGRTDLEALRRELLGNKARQDSDAADEYDGYDYGDYDEDDAEYGDPLLDDDFSSGADQRRR, from the coding sequence ATGGGGCGCGGCCGAGCCAAGGCCAAGCAGGCGAAAGTCGCTCGCCAGCTCAAGTACTCAACGGGTCGTACGGACCTTGAGGCATTGCGTCGCGAACTGCTCGGCAACAAAGCGCGTCAGGATTCCGACGCCGCTGATGAGTACGACGGCTACGACTACGGCGACTACGACGAAGACGACGCCGAGTACGGCGACCCGCTGCTGGACGATGATTTCTCGAGTGGCGCCGATCAGCGCCGCCGTTGA
- the purF gene encoding amidophosphoribosyltransferase has product MRVCDGRAPAPAFSGAREECGVFGIWAPGEEVANLTYFGLYALQHRGQESAGIAVSNGEKILVYKDMGLVSQVFNEANLAGLRGHVAIGHTRYSTAGASVWENAQPTFRATPVGSIALAHNGNLTNTGELAKMLEDVGERSGEIPFTRRPVSSTSDTDLVTALLAAHLEQSLENAALAVLPRVDGAFSFVFLDETTLYAARDPRGFRPLALGRIERGWVVASETAALDIVGAAYVRDIEPGELLAIDERGPRSLRFAPPAPRFCVFEFVYLARPDSRFGGRNVHAVRVEVGRRLAREAPADADLVMPTPDSGTPAAIGYAEESGIPYAAGLVKNAYVGRTFIQPSQSLRQLGIRLKLNPLRDVIRGKRLVVVDDSIVRGNTQRAVVRMLREAGATEVHVRISSPPVKWPCFYGIDFATRGELIANGLTVDEICRSLGADSLGYVSLDGLVAATGMPRHALCRACFDGDYPTPVPDAELFSRGETISTRSLLASLPSVGGGSALERP; this is encoded by the coding sequence GTGCGTGTCTGCGACGGCCGAGCTCCTGCCCCGGCTTTTTCCGGCGCCCGGGAAGAGTGCGGAGTCTTCGGTATCTGGGCTCCCGGGGAGGAGGTGGCTAACCTTACCTACTTTGGGTTGTACGCACTGCAGCACCGCGGTCAAGAATCCGCAGGCATCGCCGTGAGCAACGGCGAGAAGATTCTCGTCTACAAGGATATGGGCCTCGTCTCTCAGGTCTTCAACGAGGCGAATCTTGCCGGCCTGCGTGGACACGTCGCCATTGGTCATACTCGGTATTCGACGGCAGGCGCATCGGTCTGGGAGAACGCGCAACCAACGTTTCGCGCCACACCAGTCGGGAGCATCGCTCTGGCGCACAACGGAAACCTCACGAATACCGGTGAGCTCGCGAAAATGCTCGAGGACGTGGGCGAGCGGAGCGGTGAGATTCCTTTTACCAGGCGGCCGGTGTCCTCGACGTCGGATACCGATCTGGTGACCGCTCTTCTGGCGGCGCACCTTGAACAGAGTCTGGAGAACGCCGCCCTGGCGGTATTGCCTCGAGTCGACGGGGCCTTCAGCTTTGTGTTTCTCGACGAGACCACTCTGTACGCCGCCCGCGATCCACGGGGTTTTCGCCCGTTGGCGCTCGGCAGAATCGAACGTGGTTGGGTGGTGGCGAGTGAGACAGCGGCGCTCGATATCGTCGGCGCGGCCTATGTCCGGGACATTGAGCCCGGTGAATTGCTGGCGATTGATGAACGCGGTCCGCGGTCCCTGCGCTTTGCGCCGCCGGCACCGCGGTTCTGTGTCTTTGAATTCGTTTACCTGGCGCGCCCCGATTCGCGATTCGGAGGCCGCAACGTGCATGCCGTTCGGGTTGAGGTCGGGCGTCGGTTGGCCCGCGAGGCCCCGGCGGACGCCGACCTCGTGATGCCCACCCCGGATTCCGGAACGCCTGCGGCGATCGGCTACGCCGAGGAATCGGGCATTCCGTACGCCGCCGGCTTGGTGAAGAACGCATACGTGGGCCGGACGTTCATCCAGCCGTCGCAGAGCCTGCGGCAACTCGGCATCCGGCTCAAGCTCAATCCCCTCCGTGACGTCATCCGGGGGAAACGGCTTGTCGTCGTCGACGATTCGATCGTGCGAGGGAATACGCAGCGAGCGGTGGTTCGCATGCTGCGCGAAGCGGGGGCGACTGAGGTGCACGTGCGCATCTCCTCGCCGCCGGTGAAGTGGCCCTGCTTTTACGGCATCGACTTCGCTACACGCGGTGAGCTCATCGCGAACGGCCTTACCGTCGACGAAATCTGCCGCTCACTCGGTGCGGATTCCCTCGGCTACGTCTCACTTGATGGCCTGGTTGCCGCGACGGGGATGCCGCGGCATGCACTCTGCCGGGCGTGCTTTGACGGCGATTATCCGACTCCGGTTCCGGACGCTGAGCTCTTCAGCCGGGGTGAGACGATCTCGACGCGGAGCCTGCTCGCCAGCCTGCCGTCCGTGGGCGGCGGTTCGGCTTTGGAGCGACCGTGA
- the purQ gene encoding phosphoribosylformylglycinamidine synthase subunit PurQ, translating into MGVRVGVVTFPGSLDDRDASRAVRAAGAEPVSLWHKDNSLAGVDAVILPGGFSYGDYLRPGAIARFSPVMEAVIAAARDGMPVLGICNGFQILCEAHLLPGALIRNAHLHFRCVDQPLRVESVETPWTSAYRPGSRILIPAKHGEGRYVADEQTLRHLEETGRVVVRYAGSNPNGSMHDIAGIANAEGNVVGLMPHPEHAIDPLTGPSTDGLGFFVSLLRSLVPA; encoded by the coding sequence GTGGGCGTCCGCGTCGGTGTGGTGACCTTCCCCGGCTCGCTGGACGATCGGGACGCGTCCCGGGCGGTCCGGGCCGCTGGCGCCGAGCCGGTCAGCTTATGGCATAAGGACAACTCCCTCGCGGGAGTCGACGCCGTCATCCTCCCCGGCGGTTTCTCCTACGGCGACTATCTCCGCCCCGGCGCAATCGCGCGGTTCTCTCCGGTCATGGAAGCCGTCATTGCGGCGGCGCGGGACGGCATGCCGGTGTTGGGCATCTGCAACGGTTTCCAGATCCTGTGTGAAGCCCACTTGCTCCCGGGGGCGCTGATCCGTAACGCGCACCTTCATTTCCGCTGTGTTGACCAGCCGCTGCGCGTCGAGAGCGTCGAGACACCGTGGACGTCGGCGTACCGTCCCGGGAGCCGGATTCTGATCCCCGCCAAGCACGGCGAGGGCCGGTATGTGGCGGACGAGCAGACACTCCGTCACCTCGAGGAGACCGGCCGGGTCGTCGTCCGGTACGCCGGATCCAACCCCAACGGCTCGATGCACGACATCGCAGGAATTGCCAATGCGGAAGGCAATGTCGTCGGGTTGATGCCCCATCCGGAGCATGCGATTGATCCGCTGACCGGTCCTTCGACCGACGGGCTTGGCTTCTTTGTCAGTCTGCTCCGTTCCCTGGTTCCAGCATGA
- a CDS encoding sterol carrier family protein, protein MSRRLLPANLAEAVLAQWRSIAAEPLAGATTEHLREVLLATLGADPALAGDDLAGVVERTAPRFTARRSGDAGLAVLCGEAVVHQLDRHPVDDGALRMAVRATLFLLAEECPGKAVEVRVPPVAAIQCGAGPRHTRGTPPNTVETDPVTWLAVASGRLSWDEAADRGSLTASGPRSDLSAHLPVICRTWRLAARSREP, encoded by the coding sequence ATGAGCCGCCGGCTGCTGCCTGCCAACCTTGCCGAAGCCGTCCTCGCTCAGTGGCGGTCCATCGCCGCGGAACCGCTTGCCGGCGCGACGACCGAGCATCTGCGCGAAGTTCTTCTCGCGACCCTCGGTGCCGACCCCGCCCTTGCCGGCGATGACCTGGCTGGGGTGGTCGAAAGAACGGCGCCGCGGTTCACCGCGCGTCGAAGCGGTGACGCCGGCTTGGCCGTGTTATGCGGCGAGGCCGTCGTCCACCAGCTCGACCGCCATCCGGTCGATGACGGTGCGCTCCGCATGGCGGTACGAGCCACCCTCTTTCTGTTGGCGGAGGAATGCCCGGGGAAGGCGGTCGAGGTGCGGGTACCGCCCGTGGCCGCCATTCAGTGCGGAGCGGGTCCGCGGCACACCAGAGGAACGCCGCCGAACACCGTGGAGACGGACCCGGTCACCTGGCTGGCCGTCGCCAGCGGCCGATTGTCCTGGGACGAAGCGGCTGATCGCGGAAGCCTGACGGCCAGCGGACCGCGCAGCGACCTGAGCGCCCACCTTCCGGTCATCTGCCGCACCTGGCGCCTCGCAGCGCGGTCCCGCGAACCGTAA
- the bldC gene encoding developmental transcriptional regulator BldC yields MVHARTPEAESLLTPAEVATMFRVDPKTVTRWAKAGKLTSIRTLGGHRRYRETEVRALLGGVPLQRSGQ; encoded by the coding sequence GTGGTACACGCACGCACACCTGAGGCGGAGTCGCTGCTCACGCCGGCGGAGGTCGCGACGATGTTCCGGGTCGATCCGAAGACCGTCACCCGCTGGGCGAAGGCGGGCAAGCTGACCTCCATCCGCACCCTCGGCGGCCACCGCCGCTACCGGGAGACCGAGGTCCGGGCGCTCCTCGGGGGAGTTCCACTCCAGCGCTCCGGGCAGTAG
- the purS gene encoding phosphoribosylformylglycinamidine synthase subunit PurS produces MARVAVDVMLKPEILDPQGQAILGAIKRLGHTGVRSVRQGKHFELDVDGTLDDATLAMIEELAATLLSNPVIEDFVVRRSE; encoded by the coding sequence GTGGCGCGCGTCGCTGTCGACGTCATGCTCAAGCCTGAGATCCTCGATCCGCAGGGTCAGGCGATTCTTGGTGCGATCAAGAGATTGGGGCACACGGGAGTCCGTTCTGTCCGTCAAGGGAAGCACTTTGAGCTGGACGTCGACGGCACCCTCGACGACGCCACGCTTGCAATGATCGAAGAGCTGGCCGCCACGCTGCTGAGCAATCCAGTGATCGAAGACTTTGTCGTGCGCCGGTCCGAGTGA
- a CDS encoding MFS transporter, with protein MTAPTTSRWWTLLVVGIGTFMLMLDISVASIALPQIRASLHASFAELQWVFDAYALTLAAFLVTAGSIADRRGRRGLFFLGLLVFTAASLSCGLAPNAVALNVSRGCQGVGAAILFAVGPALLGQAFHGKERAMAFGVFGAVTGIAVASGPLIGGGLTSGVSWRWIFLLNVPLGVSAAVITRLRVQESRDPRARGADWAGMLTFTVALAAIVYALIRGNEIGWTSPEILAMYGISAVMLVAFVVTERRLGERAMFPLSFFRNVIFVGISLVALIANGSALPAIFLETNYVENIMHLSAFSTGVRFLPLTLALFVFGAVAGALTGRVPFRLLMGASCVALGIGLLLARTTTADSRWTALVPSMIGMGVGMGIFNPTRAALAIGVAEPRDAGVASGINETFQQVGIAVGIAGIGALFQHRVVSLFADSQAGHLLGGQAASGAARGISAGSLDSVAAAFSGLRDMVLRDGRAAFVAAFHDAMLACATCALAAAALAALLLRTKDLHASALSLVPPETETDAAERTAVAARS; from the coding sequence ATGACCGCTCCGACAACATCCCGCTGGTGGACCCTGCTCGTCGTCGGCATTGGCACCTTCATGCTGATGCTCGACATCAGCGTGGCGAGTATTGCGCTGCCGCAGATCCGCGCGTCATTGCACGCGAGCTTCGCCGAGCTGCAGTGGGTTTTTGACGCGTATGCCCTGACACTCGCCGCCTTTCTCGTGACCGCCGGCTCAATCGCCGACCGGCGGGGGCGCCGCGGTCTCTTTTTTCTCGGCCTTCTCGTGTTCACCGCCGCCTCGCTGAGCTGCGGTCTCGCCCCCAATGCGGTGGCGCTCAACGTGAGCCGCGGCTGTCAGGGCGTGGGGGCTGCAATTCTCTTTGCCGTGGGTCCGGCGCTGCTCGGCCAGGCGTTTCACGGCAAGGAGCGGGCGATGGCATTCGGTGTCTTCGGCGCCGTCACGGGCATCGCTGTCGCGTCCGGGCCGCTCATCGGCGGTGGTCTCACCTCGGGCGTGAGTTGGCGGTGGATCTTTTTGCTCAACGTCCCGCTCGGTGTGTCGGCTGCGGTCATCACCCGGCTGCGCGTACAAGAGTCCCGGGACCCACGCGCTCGGGGAGCGGATTGGGCAGGCATGCTGACCTTCACCGTCGCCCTCGCTGCCATCGTCTACGCACTCATCCGCGGCAATGAGATCGGCTGGACGAGTCCGGAGATCCTCGCAATGTATGGCATTTCGGCTGTCATGCTTGTTGCCTTCGTTGTGACGGAGCGGCGGCTCGGCGAGCGGGCGATGTTTCCGCTTTCTTTCTTTAGGAACGTCATATTTGTCGGCATCTCGCTTGTCGCTCTGATTGCCAACGGCTCGGCACTGCCCGCGATTTTCCTCGAGACGAATTACGTGGAGAACATCATGCACCTGTCGGCGTTCAGCACGGGCGTTCGCTTTCTTCCGCTGACCCTGGCGCTGTTCGTGTTCGGCGCCGTAGCGGGCGCACTGACTGGTCGGGTGCCGTTCCGTCTTCTCATGGGCGCCTCCTGTGTCGCCCTCGGCATCGGCCTGCTGCTCGCCCGGACGACGACCGCTGATTCACGGTGGACGGCGCTTGTCCCGAGCATGATTGGAATGGGCGTTGGAATGGGCATTTTCAACCCGACGCGCGCCGCACTCGCGATCGGGGTCGCCGAACCGCGGGACGCCGGCGTCGCCTCCGGTATCAATGAGACCTTCCAGCAGGTGGGCATTGCGGTCGGCATCGCCGGCATCGGCGCGCTTTTCCAACACCGCGTCGTGTCGCTGTTCGCGGATTCGCAAGCGGGACACCTGCTCGGCGGCCAGGCTGCCTCGGGGGCGGCCCGGGGCATCAGCGCCGGTTCCCTGGACTCCGTCGCCGCCGCGTTCAGTGGGCTGCGCGACATGGTCCTCCGTGACGGCCGAGCCGCCTTTGTGGCCGCATTTCACGACGCCATGCTGGCCTGCGCGACGTGCGCTCTTGCCGCAGCCGCTCTCGCCGCCCTGCTCCTGCGTACCAAGGACCTCCACGCCTCCGCGCTCTCGCTTGTGCCGCCGGAGACCGAGACGGACGCCGCGGAGCGAACGGCGGTCGCTGCCCGCTCCTAG
- the purL gene encoding phosphoribosylformylglycinamidine synthase subunit PurL has translation MIDTVAHATRTPDQALPYRELGLTDDEYARIREILGRRPTSCELAIYSVMWSEHCSYKSSKVHLRQFAEKVPPSARDVLVAGIGANAGVVRVGRGCAVTFKVESHNHPSYVEPYQGAATGVGGIVRDILAMGARPVAVMDSLRFGPLEAPDTKRVAPGVVAGIGGYGNCLGLPNIGGEISFDPCYAANPLVNALCVGVLPVDGVQQASATGIGNKVVLFGARTGGDGIGGASVLASATFDEHAAKRRPSVQVGDPFTEKVLIECCMELFAAHLVVGIQDLGAAGLSCATAELASAGSGGMRVELDAVPLRDESLAPEEILMSESQERMCAVVTPENIPRFMEICDKWDVPATIIGEVTDTGRLHVYWRGELVVDVPPRSVAHDGPVYRRPMREPAERAVMLSDDPGRLARPTSPDQLRATVLRLAASPNLADKTWVTEQYDRYVLGNTVAAMPDDAGVVRLTDDDAVRIGVALSLDGNGRYARLDPYVGAQLALCEAYRNVASAGARPLAVTNCLNFGSPEDPEVMWQFAEAVRGLADGCLALDVPVTGGNVSFYNQTGARSIHPTPVVGVLGVLDDVTTRLRIGFSDDGDVVYLLGTTRDEFGGSEWAHVIHGHLGGRPPAVDFAAERSLAAVLVESAQRRLVHAAHDLSDGGLAQALVESCLRGWRGVRISLTGDPFVALFAESTARAVVAVAPGNVTEFEALCARHGVPAAVIGRTGGADFVVEDYFAIPLDDLHAAWATTLPAAFAALMS, from the coding sequence ATGATCGATACTGTTGCGCACGCCACCAGAACGCCCGATCAGGCCCTGCCGTACCGGGAGCTTGGCCTGACCGATGACGAGTACGCACGCATCCGCGAAATCCTCGGACGGCGACCGACGTCCTGCGAATTAGCCATCTATTCCGTCATGTGGAGCGAGCATTGCTCGTACAAATCGTCGAAGGTGCACCTTCGGCAATTTGCGGAGAAGGTGCCTCCGAGCGCGCGCGATGTTCTCGTCGCGGGAATCGGCGCGAATGCCGGTGTCGTCCGGGTCGGGCGTGGCTGCGCGGTGACGTTCAAAGTGGAATCGCACAATCATCCCAGCTACGTCGAGCCGTACCAGGGTGCGGCGACCGGTGTCGGCGGGATTGTGCGGGACATTCTCGCGATGGGAGCGCGGCCCGTCGCGGTCATGGACTCCCTGCGTTTCGGGCCACTCGAGGCGCCCGACACCAAGCGGGTCGCGCCCGGGGTGGTCGCCGGCATCGGCGGATACGGCAATTGCCTGGGTCTGCCGAACATCGGCGGCGAAATCTCGTTCGATCCGTGCTATGCCGCTAATCCGCTCGTCAACGCCTTGTGCGTCGGGGTCTTGCCGGTCGACGGGGTGCAGCAGGCGAGTGCAACCGGTATCGGCAACAAGGTGGTTCTGTTCGGAGCGCGGACCGGCGGCGACGGGATCGGGGGGGCGTCGGTGCTGGCGAGTGCGACGTTCGACGAGCATGCCGCCAAGCGGCGGCCGAGCGTGCAGGTCGGGGATCCGTTCACCGAAAAGGTGCTCATTGAATGCTGCATGGAGCTTTTCGCCGCCCACCTCGTCGTCGGTATCCAGGACCTTGGTGCGGCAGGACTGAGTTGCGCGACCGCCGAACTGGCATCGGCCGGAAGCGGGGGAATGCGCGTCGAGTTGGACGCCGTCCCGCTCCGCGACGAGTCGCTCGCCCCGGAAGAAATTCTCATGAGCGAGTCGCAGGAACGGATGTGCGCGGTCGTCACGCCGGAAAATATTCCGCGTTTCATGGAAATTTGCGACAAGTGGGACGTGCCGGCGACAATCATCGGCGAGGTCACCGATACCGGCCGACTGCACGTCTACTGGCGGGGCGAGCTCGTCGTCGACGTTCCACCGCGGAGCGTCGCGCACGATGGCCCGGTCTATCGGCGTCCAATGCGGGAACCAGCCGAGCGGGCCGTGATGCTCAGCGACGACCCGGGGCGGCTCGCCCGTCCGACATCGCCGGACCAGCTGCGCGCCACCGTGCTGCGCCTTGCGGCTTCGCCTAATCTGGCCGACAAAACGTGGGTGACCGAGCAATACGACCGGTACGTCCTCGGCAATACCGTCGCGGCAATGCCGGACGACGCCGGTGTGGTGCGTCTCACGGACGATGACGCAGTACGCATAGGGGTCGCGCTGTCGCTCGACGGGAATGGCCGATACGCCCGTCTCGATCCGTACGTCGGAGCTCAGCTCGCGCTCTGCGAGGCGTACCGTAACGTCGCCTCGGCGGGTGCGCGTCCGCTGGCGGTCACGAACTGCCTGAATTTCGGCTCTCCTGAAGATCCCGAAGTGATGTGGCAATTCGCCGAGGCGGTCCGCGGCCTGGCGGATGGCTGCCTTGCGCTCGACGTCCCCGTCACCGGCGGCAACGTCAGCTTCTACAACCAGACCGGCGCACGCTCGATTCACCCGACACCCGTGGTGGGTGTCCTCGGCGTATTGGACGACGTCACGACTCGGTTGCGCATCGGATTTTCCGACGACGGCGACGTGGTGTACCTGTTGGGCACGACGCGGGACGAATTCGGCGGCAGCGAGTGGGCGCACGTCATCCACGGCCATCTCGGCGGGCGGCCGCCCGCGGTCGATTTCGCGGCGGAGCGGTCCCTTGCCGCCGTCCTCGTGGAATCGGCGCAGCGGCGGCTGGTGCACGCCGCGCACGATCTCTCCGACGGCGGGTTGGCGCAGGCTCTTGTCGAATCGTGCCTGCGGGGCTGGCGCGGAGTGCGGATTTCCCTGACGGGTGATCCATTCGTTGCGCTTTTCGCCGAATCAACGGCTCGGGCCGTCGTCGCCGTTGCGCCCGGCAACGTGACGGAATTCGAAGCTCTCTGCGCTCGTCACGGCGTTCCCGCCGCTGTCATCGGCCGTACCGGCGGCGCCGACTTCGTGGTCGAGGATTATTTCGCGATTCCGTTGGACGACCTGCATGCCGCCTGGGCGACGACCCTGCCGGCCGCCTTTGCCGCGCTGATGTCATGA